CTTAAGATGACatgaacacacactcacagttgGTAGCTTACATGTGCTGCTTAATCGAGCCCAGATTGCCTTGAATATTATGTCTTCTTCCTAGACTTCACATTCATTTGGTTCCTTATCCTTCTTCTGTGTGTTAACATAAGAATGAGTCTCTGACTCTTCTAACCAGAGACACCTCAAAAAGTCACACCCATAACTTCAAGATTCGTTAGTGTGTCCTTGAGCTctaatgaagctgctgcataaTAAGATAAAGCACTACCACATTACCCTATTCAAGAGGCCTGGAAGGCCCCTCATGATactcttttattatttaaatcatCACACCAGCATCTGGATTTATGTCTGACtcctgtttttgtctttatccTCTCTGACCTTGTCTCTTAGTGCTGATGGGGTGTACGAGGTGTCGTTCTACTCTAATGCAGTGGTGTCTTACGATGGCAGCATCTTCTGGTTGCCCCCGGCAATCTATAAATCAGCCTGTAAGATTGAGGTCAAGCACTTCCCCTTTGACCAGCAGAACTGCACGCTGCGCTTCCGCTCCTGGACCTACGACCGCACTGAAATCGATCTGGTGCTTCGCGCTGATGTAGCCAGCATGGATGACTTCACCCCCAGTGGAGAGTGGGACATCATCGCCCTGCCGGGCAGACGAAATGAAAACCCAGCTGACCCTACCTACGTGGACATCACATATGACTTCATCATTCGCAGGAAGCCTCTTTTTTATACTATCAACCTCATCATCCCGTGTGTGCTCATCACCTCGCTGGCGATCCTGGTCTTCTACCTGCCCTCTGACTGTGGCGAGAAGATGACACTCTGCATCTCAGTGCTGCTGGCTCTCACCGTGTTCCTGCTGCTAATCTCCAAGATCGTCCCACCAACTTCACTGGATGTTCCTCTGGTGGGGAAGTATCTGATGTTCACCATGGTTCTGGTCACTTTCTCTATTGTCACCAGTGTATGTGTCCTGAATGTGCACCATCGTTctcccaccacacacaccaTGCCCCCTTGGGTTAAACTGGTGTTCCTCAACAAGCTTCCCGCCCTGCTCTTCATGCGCCAGCCGAGAAACAGCTGCGAGCGTCAGCGGCTGCGTCAAAGGAGGAGGGCGCAGGAGCAGAGCGAGGGTGGTCGAAGTGGAGAGGCAGGGGCCTTGATGGTGGGGCTCGGGCTGGGAAATGCTGGTGGGAATGGAGGGGGGACCTCCACAGCAGTGTTTGGCAAGGAGGACAGTGACCCTTGTACGTGCTATGTGAACCGCGCGTCTGTTAAACAGTTTGGAGGAGATCTGGGAGGTGCAGGAGGGGGATCCATGGATGGTCTAAACAGAGTCAGAGAAGGTCGAGAAGGGGGCTCTGGAAACCTTCCAAGAGGGAAGCAAGCAGCTGCAGGTCCTGCTTTGACCCAGGCCCTGCTGGCTCAAGCCTGTCCAGGCTTTGAGGAAGCTGTGGAAGGAGTACGCTTCATCGCTAATCACATGAAGAGTGAGGATGATGATCAGAGTGTGAGTATTATCTGTTGCTTCATATCAGAGCCTGGAGCTGATAGTGTTGCACTagatttgtttatgttttatagCAGGTTAATAAACTTCATTATCATAGTAACTGCAAAAATAGCATTTGACGGCTGCTCAATATAGATTTTTATGTTGAAAACAGATTAAATAAGTTAGGACCAGATTAGCTAACTGTCTGCATCAGTGCAAACCCCTCTTTTGGGATCAAAAACTTTCTCTTTGCTGCTGAAATGTGTCGACGATAGTTTTTGAGGAGCTCTTATTGTATATAAATTTATGGGGAAATTACTCAGAGTGCAAAATTGAGCGAAACATATTTCTGATTTTTGGTATTTCAGTAATTCAAAATGCATAAAGGCTATGTTTGTGTTACAGGAAATATAATTTAAGGAGTAATTGGCAGTATTTCAGGGACGTCTGGGCCACAAGGAAAACTGCAGAGGACACAAGAGCCTCTCAGCACTGTGCACACAGAGCTGTGCAACATAAAAAATCATGTGAATTAATGGATTTGTTTTAAACTCTCTTTAGTATCGGCTCTATTATAGAATAAACAGACATGTCTGCCATGAATAGCTTATTCATGGGACTCAGATTTCACTTAAATTTGAACAATATCTGAATTTTACAAAATGCTGTTCAGGATTTTTAAGAAACATGTTTGCTGCCCACTAAACTATTTGATtccacagaggaaaaaaaagaatataaattagaggcatttttaaaataaagatcggaaagattaaaaataataacgTCAACGACAACAATGTTTTGCTCGACATATGTACTTTACAGTAACATAACTGAGCAAAACACACCTGGCACCatattttaattgtatttatatatcaaaaataaaatttaaatataaCATAATGCAAATATAATTGAGCTGGTAAGGTGGGTGCCACTGCTGGTAGATTTTTCTCTGCTTCAATGTCtgactttaagaaaaaaaataattctgttatacttttaaatttttttttttaaatgggcatcacggtggcacggtggttagcactgttgccacacagcaagaaggtcctgagttcaattccaccatcaggccggggtcttcctgtgtggagtttgcatgttctccccgtgtttgcgtgggttccctccgggtactccagcttcctcccaccgtccaaagacatgcagcttctggggataggttaattggataatcgaaattgtcactaggtgtgagtgtgaatggttgtctgtccctgtgtgttggccctgtgacagactggcgacctgtccagggtgtaccctgcctcttgccctatgacagctgggataggctccagcgccccccgcgaccctgaaaaggataagcagaagtggatggatggatgcttttaaattattcatattattaTTAGCCGTAGCCGCTAGCTACCaactgaattattattatttctttaaatgatAACTTAACTCATGGCTAATGTAGCCATCCAATATTTGCTAGTAGTTCATGTCTTCACTGGCCAAGTTGACTTTTATAATAATTGTTTAATACTTAAGTGTTGTTGAAGCAGGAGCTTTACCAACCTCTCCATATTCCTTATAAAGTGTTGTTCAGAGTTGTGAACATGTAATTCAGCCGCTAGTCAggggaggggctgtgtgctAGCTGTGTAAAGTTGTGTGCCATCTGTAGGAGGCAAAGACCGCCCTGTTGGAATCAATACTTTTGCAAAAGAGTATCTAATCCAACCAATCCCATTTTTAGTATCTACTATTTTTTTAACAACCTGATTGCCCACAGCTGCCGCTGACTCAGTCTTTCCTTTGACTTTAATAAACACCTGTAGGCTTATGTGTCACATAGAAAAAGCAAGAGTAATGTGCATTTACACGCATGACACAGTAACTTAAAATGTGCATCGGTCAGGACAAgagaaaatgttgttttctttgagGAAGCTGTGGAAGGAGTCCGCTTCATCGCTAACAAACCTGTACAAACCTGAAATCTGTCATACACAGGTTTCAGGTTTGCACACTGACCcattttgtaataaagcagctCTTCTCTGCATAAATCCTGCAGTCAACCTGAGCCTTATGCTGTATAATGTTTGTAGATTATTCACTGACTAATCATTTTTACTCTGTTTTGAGCTGTGAATTTGCCCTCCTTCTCCTCATAGACTGTCCTGGGCATTATTGATgttaaaaaaactttttctttgcttttaaaactggaaaaatgttatttttagatAGTTTAGACAGTTAGTTTTAATTAGCTGATAACTGTCCACTCACAcctttgctgttttctgtgattGCAACACCACATTAATTTATTCCTCTCAGtaaatctgtcttttttttgtgtaatcACAGACTCAGAGATAGTTATTATCCCACTGTAGCTGCCCTGCTTTTAAAGACTGCAATTTTACTGTTTGTGCTGACTTTAGCACTTTAATCAGACACtttctttgatttaaaaaatctCGGCGAAAACCACAATTGACTGTTAACCGAGAACCAAATGATAGTAACCCATTAGCTGGTGAACACAGTAGAGCCTTTTATTATAGCCTTATATTGTATTGGAAAATTGGTCATTGGGTTATTTTGCGGGGATGGGGCTTAAATCATCTAGTATTTGCTCACCTTGCTGCAATGTGGACAGAAACCTTGTGGATTCATATCTAAATGAGCAAAAAACTAAAATGGTTGTTAAAGTGCGTCTATATAGGAGGAATGCCCGCAGATCAGTGGTTGAGCAAAAAAGCTCTCCTAAAAAATGTAGGTCACTGATTTAACTCCTGTTTTATTAGCATGTTCATAGCTTTAATGGGCTTCACTGTGTGGGGTGACCAGCCTTTAATTCTTGTGTTTGTAGCCAACCCTGGCCACCCCTTAGCATCACCACTGTCTCCTtatgaaaagaaacacacctCCAAATTAATGCTTTTGTGCTGCTTGTCTACTTTATTTGTTGAGCAGCAGCTTTTAATTTAGTGCTACTCAACTGGCCTAAAAAATTGTAATACTGTAAATTTAAACAGCAATTTTGGCAAAAacaaatgacattaaaaaagtGTATTTGATGTGTTGCTGCTTCTTACAGCTCTGACACCATGCATGCTAATATAGTCTGTGATAATGTGAGATGAGCACCAATAGTATCGGCTGATAATACATACCTCCATATTTATTACTCAGATTCAACTGTGtattaacataaaaaaatgatCATGTCTCCGTGCGAGTGAAATCCTGCCATAAATAATCTTCTTTTATGCGCATATGTTACCAGCCATAATAAGTATCCAGAGAGGCACAGATCAGTGCCATATCATGTTATAGTCAAGACCGAGCTGTGCGACTCTGCTGTTTAGTACTGCCATTTAAAATGCAGGGGTTAGTACAAAAGGCCAGAAGCAAAGGAGACAGATCTGGTGATGCAATCGTAACCCTCTGAATATTCGACACAGACATGTAATTATAGCAGCAGCGGCAGCATGACGTGTGCATAGAGAAAGAGTACAACTGGTAAAGAGCTGGAATAGAAGAAGCGAGTCAGCAGAGTGAGGGTGTTATTTTTTATGTCTTGTCCTGACCGCATCTTATTTGAGCGTGCGTCTGACATGGGAATTAATAAACCGCAGTATTTCTGTCTATCACTGATATAGTTACCATCCCATCACCTTTAAAATCCTCCCATTCCCAGCGCAGTGCATGGCTCATCATTCATTCCCCTCTCTCTTTAAGTTATCATCACAGGGGTCACAGTGTCAGAACACCCTCTGTTTCTCTCCGTCCTCCATCTCTCTCCAGTCTCTTAcatccttctcctcctccttgaCTCGTGTCAGACCTCATCAGAGCTGTGTAGCAGAACGAGTCTCCATTCACATTAACACTTCACCTCCATTAACGTTGTGTCTAGTTAAAAGCAGAGGGATAGGTCGAATGATAATGAGCATGACTGGACTTGAGAGTGGGATTCTGCTCACCTTAACCTTTCTCTTCACCCTGTTCCACAACCACAGGTGAGCGAGGACTGGAAgtatgttgccatggtgattgACCGCCTCTTCCTGTGGATCTTTGTGTTTGTATGCGTGTTCGGCACAATGGGCATGTTCCTGCAGCCGCTCTTCCAGAACTACACAGCCAAGACCATCAACATGCCAGGTTGACCATTTTCCCCCAACCACAAACACGCTGACAGACAGCTCCCCGACCAATCAGCACAGCAGGACATGGGCCGGAGGCGGGGGGTGGGTCTGGGTTTTAATGTGTCTATGGTACAGGAACCAGAACTGGAATAAACAACAATCACATCCATTACCTTTATAGTAACAATTTTTGCAACAAACGATTTTTCTCCTATgaagataaagaaaaacacCATCTTACTCTTACCTGCAagtttttggttatttttttttgtccagaTGTTTAATGGTCTGACCTCCTCTTTCTGGTGGAAAGGTCCCTCCCTGCTTTCCTCTTCAGCCAGCCAGGGAGTGAGGATTCTCCGAGTTATTCCTTGTTGAACCTTACGCCAGCTAGTTAACACTTTCCGCATTacactgactgcttaagtgacACGTGACATACCCGCCTTCAGCTACGACAGACGTTACTTATTCACAATGTTGACTGATGTCAGTATCAGAGAGGAAAGGGAAGTTTATATCAAGGTTCTTATActttaccccccccccaaaaaaatccactatgtcagtaaactgaTTCAGTATATTTTATCATAGCATAGCTGCTTACCACAGTATAGCATTGAGTATATATTATTAAGATTTCTCTATGTGTTAAATCATGCAAGGATGTGATGCTAATAGAGAGACTATGGTGTGTTGTATGATTGTATAGATATAACCAGAATGTGATATAAACTGTAATACACAGCCTGTGATGCGCACATGAACACAATATGTGTAAAAGCAACAGATTGTGAAGGAAAAATATATAGAAGGTAGTTGTACTTCGGAAAGAGCCAGGTTGCATTATTACATAAAAGTCAAAGGGATGAAGTAATAGATTATGCATGGACGGTTTTCTGCTCAGACTGTTGTGCACAGTAAGTAGAGAACAGCCGCAGCCTGCTGTGCCAGAGTGCACAGCTGCACTGAGACGAGTCTAGCTCCTGAGAAAATGAGGAATCTGAGCCAAGAGTGTGGATATGGCCTCCTATATGATGGGCGGTGGAACATGGTGGATTGATGGGAGGTTTATGGATATTAAGTCATGTCACAACTGTTCATTTTCTGTTATCAGAGCAGGACGAAACCTCATTCGCTCgtcattttctcctctcctttcctctcctctcctctcctctcctctcctctcctctcctctcctctcctgaaTATATATTTCTGCAGTGGATTTTGTTCATGTATGTAATGTCCAGAACATATGTACACATGTACATCTGTGAGATGCAGTGTTCAGaggagcataaccatgtatgtATCCCTCCCACCCTTCCACCCTTTCAATTAATCTCTGCTGTCCTCTCTCCAGTCCCGCTCTGTTTATCTGGTCTTCCACGGGCGCTCACTTCTGACATTTAGTCCACTTAGAGCAACAGCTAACTTCCAGTCATTAGTGCCGTATTCTATTTTGTGGCAGATTTCCACAATCTTCACAGGATCCCTGACAACAAAGAAGATGCAAAAGGCCTTTTCAGGCACACATGCAGtcgggtgggggtggggggaatTAAATTTTTAGTAAACAAGAGCAAAATGCCAACAGGAGCAACAATGAAGCAGTCCTGGCAAGGCATTAAGTTGTGCAAAATCAGAAGCAGAAAGGATGAATgctgaggagggaaaaaaagcaggataggcagagacaaaagactcttgTTATTAGTGCAATGGAAAGGAACGATAAACCTCTGGAAAAAGGCCATCTCCCTGGTCACTGTCATTTGCTGCAGGTTTCCTGGCTTTATGCAGTCGTGTGACCAAATCTGCAGCTCAACTGAGTTTGGGACTGGAAGGCGTCTCTTGCTGTGTCTAGGGCGGATGGGATTACCCGCGGGGTTCCCGGGCAGATCCCGAACAAGTGTGAAAAGCCTATCAGAGACCTGTGAAAACTGTAGGCTGCATGTCTCCACACGGAGAAAGTGCTGCTGTCcactctcttctctttctctttttgacctttccactctccttcctttctctctcacttCCTCTCTCATTATGCTCTCCCATCTTTCACCTTCCCCTTCCTGACTCTAAAATCTGCTCCTGTGCACACCTTAACCAGTCCAATAAAGGTTGTAGGTTCAGATTAATCAAAGTATGTCTGCGTGACATGTTTTCACATGAAAGAAGGAAACATTTCCTGGCTTTCTAATACTGATGCTGGCAACTTCCTTTTTTATATGaacaaaaatgcacacacactcagtcacacagaacttttttttctcttaggAAGCAGGGCTTTTAAACAATAATGTGTTTAAAGCCCTGTCAAGGTCACTCTGGGTTCTGATTATTCTACTGTGAAAACAGGACTGTAGGTAGTTCTTATCTACACATATAAACCGACATTTTTAGTGCAGAGAGCCAGTTTGAATAATTCACACCACAGCAGGAATAACTGTCTCTCATATCTTACGCTTAGCAAGACTTAATGACAACATCTTAGAATGTGTATTTCGTAAATATCACATAGTATCTCTGGTCTGCATCCATCCACCTCTGGCATAAACTGCTGTACCCATGTGGCAATGCAAATTAGAAGTAATGCACCAAAACCGCTGGATTCAGAGGACCACTTGCTGCCACCTGGTGCTCGTTGTTTGTTCATACTCGTTCTCTGCTGTAATAATGCACAGCCAACTTGTTTGAGTAAAggtcacatttattttttttccaggggGGGGCATCCCTTAACTTAAATGTGTGACAAGATGCAcgaaaagagcagaaagagagatATTCACATATTCAAGAATGACGGCTCTTGAAACGCTAAAGATTTTCACTTTGCAGTAATATTACAGTTTGAATGAATTCAAGGGACATTGAggacaaaacacaacatttatTTCTCTATTAgaggtttgtttgtgtgtctgtgtgtttgtgcacatgAGGTCCATGACAGGATGTCCCAAATGGGCCTTCTCTTTCTCCTTAAGTGCTTCCTCCCTGGAACATGTGGGATTTTTAAGTGGAGACGCTGGGTGAAGGGTGTGttcacttcttcttctcttgcttGTCATTGTACTCCAGGAAGAAGTCGTTACAGGCCACAGTGAGAGCTCCAACCAAAATGATGAACTCTGTAAAATCTACCTCTCCGTCATTGTTGGAATCCAGGTCTCCCATAATCTTCTCCACAGCTTCCTTATCCTGGGCGTTCTGCATGTATCAagatacaaaacaaaagcaatgtCTTTTCTGTACACATAATCTACATTTGCATCTTCTCTTCCTAAGTATGAACATGTGCTTTCTTACCCCCAGATAGCTGCCAAGCTCTTTGGTAAGCATTTCTTTGAGCTCAACCTTGCTCAGTGTATATTTGTCCCCTTCATTTCCAGAGTACTTATGGAAGGTCTGGATCATGAGCTGCATGGCATTCTCCAGGGTGGAAGCATTCTCGGAGTTAGGCAAAGACATTCTGTAGAGGAACAGAAGGGTGGGTTGAAGATACAGTAAGAACAGTTCATGTCAGTACACGTGCTCTGTCGAGCAGTGGGGGAAGCATGGAAGTCTAATGAGGAAAAAAGTCAGGTGAAAAAAGCCTGTCTGTCATTCTGTTTTGCACTTAAATGTGTTTGCAAATATGCTTTCGAGTAAGATGAGTTTTCCACACAGTATTTGGACAGAAACCTTATCTAGCTTAACAGTTTCTTCATCGTGTCCTACCCCTGGCCCTGATAAGATTTTGCCACAGATAAAAAGATCCTGCTCTGCCAAGGTTTTTGGACCTCCGGGAGTCCGGACATAGTCAGCAGCAGCCGGACATGTGAGCCAGCTGATAAGAGTGAAACTCTAAGCTGGTTAAAAAGCCCATCCACTGGAGAGGATGTAACGGGGACACACAGTGGCAACCTGATCTGGCTTTTACTTTAGCTCTACCGGATAGCaaaaaaacaccacaaacagGTGTAGGTCCTTACCTTTCTTGAACCTGTATCACCTGTGCACTGTGAAGACTTTTCCTGATTGCCAATCACGGCTTGAAGTAGTTTTCACGTAGATTTTATTTCCCAAAACGAATCAGCAGGATGTAAAAATGACTAGAAATGCATTTTGCATTCTGTCTTTCCGAGGTCTAGTTAACCAGTGAAATTGATTTTTATAACTTATCAGTGAATCAACTGAAAGTTCTCCCTGTCCTTATTGCTCTACACGAAGGTACTCGACAAGTGATGAACTAACAGACGTGCACTAGCTGCATCAGCACCAGTATGCAAtcataattagaaaaaaaaagacaacagagaaatgtgGAGACACAGTTGAAATCTGTCCCTCTGTTTCTTACCTGAGTGGAGGATTAGTGCTGGCCTGCTGTTCAGGTGCAAAGAGAGGAGGTAAAAGCAACTGTTAAGGAGGATGAGGACTACTCCGTCTTAAATACATCCCTTACTCCACCCATCCCACTTACCCCTTACTCCTCCTTCTCTACCCCCTCCACCTGTCGCCCCTCTCCTCTCTACCTTCTCTGTTTACGCCAGAGACACCTGCTATCCGCTAATTGGACATACATAAGAGCCGGACGCAGCTACAGAAAGACTTAAGGTAAATTGAGGTACTCACAATATGTCCACAAGCCAAACCTGCCCTAATGTGCTCAAATGTGCTGAAATAAGAAAACTCACCAAAAGGAGAAGAAGTGCTGGAGAAAAGATCCATTTGTTTCCAAATATTCATACGTTGTCTAAACTCGCTCGACCAACTGCGCGCTCCAGGCACAATGGGCTGTTGTGCAGTGACAGTGACATATTGCTTACCGTGTCACAGGTCGCTATTGAAATAGTGGATTACCCTGCTGCTCTGTTGTGCAACCGCTTTGTACTTCATGTCAAAACAAAGGAAAGGTTTGCAGGAAGTGCTTAAAATACTGCTATACCAAGGCAAAGATGAATAACTCCATAGCTTTCCAAAAGTGCCCGGTTTCAAGCAGCAAAAACATTGTTAGGTTAATTGTAGGGGTAGGATGTTCACTGGAGGAGGGGGGTGTGGCGGGGGCTCATGCTTGTTATATTATCCGAAGGATCAGAGTAGCACCGATGAATGGGGACATGGCACCTGGCAGTCATGCAGAGAAATCCCCACACAAAGGAGAACATGACAATgcgaggacacacacacacacaagcactttcacAAGCCTATTCACACCTTTGGCTTCAAAACACACCATACGTTACATGGCAAGAAACCACAAATAAACACGTATTTGAACAGGAACAGCAAACATTCTTGAAATAGTTCAAGACACCTTTAAAGCTGCACACCACCCTTGCACAAACCACGTGAAGAAAACCGAGAACAGAGAACTGGAACAGAAACATACTTTAAATAGTTCGCGTGAGGCATCCACTGGACTTGGAGACATCTGGATAATGGTGAGAGCCAAAGAGCATGAAAGTAATTGCGTTTCTGAATGAATAATCTACAGGCTTGTGcttaaaattaaacatta
The genomic region above belongs to Oreochromis niloticus isolate F11D_XX linkage group LG11, O_niloticus_UMD_NMBU, whole genome shotgun sequence and contains:
- the chrnb2 gene encoding neuronal acetylcholine receptor subunit beta-2 isoform X2, which gives rise to MDGWLPLLLLALLAIAGGGLGADTEERLVEHLLNPAHYNKLIRPATNGSELVTVQLMVSLAQLISVHEREQVMTTNVWLTQEWQDYRLTWVPEEFDGMMKVRLPSKHIWLPDVVLYNNADGVYEVSFYSNAVVSYDGSIFWLPPAIYKSACKIEVKHFPFDQQNCTLRFRSWTYDRTEIDLVLRADVASMDDFTPSGEWDIIALPGRRNENPADPTYVDITYDFIIRRKPLFYTINLIIPCVLITSLAILVFYLPSDCGEKMTLCISVLLALTVFLLLISKIVPPTSLDVPLVGKYLMFTMVLVTFSIVTSVCVLNVHHRSPTTHTMPPWVKLVFLNKLPALLFMRQPRNSCERQRLRQRRRAQEQSEGGRSGEAGALMVGLGLGNAGGNGGGTSTAVFGKEDSDPCTCYVNRASVKQFGGDLGGAGGGSMDGLNRVREGREGGSGNLPRGKQAAAGPALTQALLAQACPGFEEAVEGVRFIANHMKSEDDDQSVSEDWKYVAMVIDRLFLWIFVFVCVFGTMGMFLQPLFQNYTAKTINMPG
- the chrnb2 gene encoding neuronal acetylcholine receptor subunit beta-2 isoform X1, encoding MSWFRPRGSQQKRLRQTAAPQTSSSSGLGADTEERLVEHLLNPAHYNKLIRPATNGSELVTVQLMVSLAQLISVHEREQVMTTNVWLTQEWQDYRLTWVPEEFDGMMKVRLPSKHIWLPDVVLYNNADGVYEVSFYSNAVVSYDGSIFWLPPAIYKSACKIEVKHFPFDQQNCTLRFRSWTYDRTEIDLVLRADVASMDDFTPSGEWDIIALPGRRNENPADPTYVDITYDFIIRRKPLFYTINLIIPCVLITSLAILVFYLPSDCGEKMTLCISVLLALTVFLLLISKIVPPTSLDVPLVGKYLMFTMVLVTFSIVTSVCVLNVHHRSPTTHTMPPWVKLVFLNKLPALLFMRQPRNSCERQRLRQRRRAQEQSEGGRSGEAGALMVGLGLGNAGGNGGGTSTAVFGKEDSDPCTCYVNRASVKQFGGDLGGAGGGSMDGLNRVREGREGGSGNLPRGKQAAAGPALTQALLAQACPGFEEAVEGVRFIANHMKSEDDDQSVSEDWKYVAMVIDRLFLWIFVFVCVFGTMGMFLQPLFQNYTAKTINMPG
- the s100t gene encoding S100 calcium binding protein T yields the protein MSLPNSENASTLENAMQLMIQTFHKYSGNEGDKYTLSKVELKEMLTKELGSYLGNAQDKEAVEKIMGDLDSNNDGEVDFTEFIILVGALTVACNDFFLEYNDKQEKKK